Below is a window of bacterium DNA.
TGTTGCAGCTGCAACCCAGGATTACAGATTTACGTATAATCCTGTGACATCCAAAGAGATGGATGAGATAGATGTAAAAATATCAATTCTGTCTCCGCTTAAGCGGATTAAATCAATTGATGAGATTAAAACAGGTATTCACGGAATCTGGATAAAGCAGGGTGTCAGAAGCGGCACATATCTTCCTGAAGTTGCAACTGAAATGGGGTGGAACAGGCGGGAATTTGTAGAACATTGTGCAAAGGAAAAAGCAGGCCTTGCTGCTGATGCCTGGAAAAAAGGGGCGGAGATGTATATTTATACTTCTCAGATACTGTCGGAAAAAGATGTTAAATAAATTAAATATAAAAATAATTTGGAATTTGGTTTCATAAGAATTATATTTTTATGTGTACAGGGTGTTAAATCTATACGGAGGATATAGAATGAATATTGATGTCAAAGATAAAAACGGAGTTAATGTTATTTTCGTAAAAGGTAATTTGATGGGCGGGGAAGAGACTATTGCCGTTCATGAAAAAGTTAAGAAATTGGTTGAGCAGGGCAAGAAGAAATTCGTTATTGATCTGTCTAAAGTTAAATGGATGAATAGCTCCGGCCTCGGTA
It encodes the following:
- a CDS encoding STAS domain-containing protein, coding for MNIDVKDKNGVNVIFVKGNLMGGEETIAVHEKVKKLVEQGKKKFVIDLSKVKWMNSSGLG